Proteins from a single region of Pungitius pungitius chromosome 4, fPunPun2.1, whole genome shotgun sequence:
- the gramd2aa gene encoding GRAM domain-containing protein 2A isoform X2 translates to MTEQQEQSEETGLLATQDLDHCKEDEAHGHFRFQLIEDLSYEDVKKCYRGSTVSKYNSQYHKLFQCVPKEEILMKVYSCALLRDILLQGRLYISRNWLCFYANLFGKDIKVPIPVVTVRLVKKHKTAGLVPNGLAITTDTGQKYVFVSLLSRDSVYDVLRRICTHLQVNGKSLSLKQFMEEPTLSLDEFPAPDEFPVVDEFPSVLKWRRKPSAVSASSSLPDLLGNSTASLSAADTLFESEPPLEERALQTDRGLLSEPLAELGQMEYQLLKFFTLLIILLILSSCYLAFRVCSLEQQMSFLSNPNLPLRER, encoded by the exons GTTCCAGTTGATTGAAGACCTGTCCTATGAAGATGTGAAGAAATGTTACCGGGGCTCG ACCGTCAGCAAGTACAACTCGCAGTACCACAAACTGTTCCAGTGCGTGCCCAAGGAGGAGATCCTCATGAAAG TGTACTCCTGTGCTCTTCTCAGAGATATCCTCCTACAAGGCCGGCTCTACATCTCCAGAAACTGGCTCTGTTTCTATGCCAACCTTTTCGGCAAGGACATCAAG GTGCCCATCCCCGTGGTTACCGTGAGGCTGGTGAAGAAGCACAAAACAGCCGGCCTGGTGCCCAACGGCTTGGCCATCACCACGGACACCGGACAGAAG TATGTCTTTGTATCTCTGCTATCAAGAGACAGCGTATACGACGTCCTGCGCAGGATCTGCACACACCTTCAG GTCAACGGGAAAAGTCTGAGCCTGAAGCAGTTCATGGAGGAGCCGACCTTATCGCTG GACGAGTTCCCGGCTCCAGACGAGTTCCCGGTGGTGGACGAGTTCCCGTCAGTGTTAAAGTGGAGGAGGAAACCCTCGGCGGTGTCCGCGTCGTCCTCCCTCCCCGACCTCCTGGGCAACTCCACCGCCAGCCTGAGCGCCGCCGACACGCTCTTCGAATCCGAGCCGCCGCTGGAAG AGCGAGCTCTGCAAACAGACCGAGGTCTTTTATCAGAGCCACTGGCAGAACTGGGCCAGATGGAGTACCAGCTGCTCAAGTTCTTCACCCTACT tatcatcctcctcatcctctcatcCTGCTACCTGGCCTTTCGTGTGTGCAGTCTGGAGCAGCAGATGTCCTTCCTCAGTAACCCAAATCTGCCCCTGAGGGAAAG GTAA